The sequence ATTCGATGCCGATGAAGTTTTTCATATTATTAAGCGTTTGACTTTTTCCGTTTTGATGTTACAAAGGTAGTGCATCGGGCATATATAGAGCAAATCAATAAAATTTAATAACTAATAGATTTTAACTATAAATATACCCGCCAACAAAAAATGCCTTGCCCGAAAGCAAAGCATTTAATCAATAATAAACTGTTTATCAGAGATATAACAAAAATTATGGTTTGGGCGCAACCGCCACCGAATCCGATGAAATAACGACCGAATCGGTTTTTTGGTCGGACAATTGGTGCGAAATAATAATAGAACCTTGCTCGTTTTGGGCATCGTGGTATTTGACCAGTGCCGACCAAACGCCTTGGCTTACCTGAAAATATTTAACGCTGTCCAAACTAACGGCTTCTTTGGCATTGGCGCGGCGCGTGATAAGTTGTTGTAATTGGTCAGTGGATTTGGCCAACTCAAATTTTCCGTCTGGCGACGACAAAGGCAAACGCGCAGCGGCATCATCGGAACAAGCCACCACCGCCGCACTCAGCAACAGGCCACACACTATATTAAAAAAAGATTTCATAAAAATATGAAATAGATTCTGTGGCCTCTAAGTTACTGAAAAATTGGTTTGTGGGGAATGAAATTATTCCTTAATCATTGAGGTTTTCACCTTCTGTTAGGTATTTGACAATATCAACTCCTGTTTTTCCTATTGTTTTTACAGTATCCATTGATTTTTGAACAATATTTATTTGTTCTAATGTCTTGTCATAATTCTCTTTAAGTTTTTGTACCTCATTTTTCTTTTCGTCTGAATCCGTCTCTTTAGGTTCAGATGGTTCAGGAATTTCAGGTGGATTAATCTCAATTACCATTCCATTATCAATGCACTTTGCTATGTAGGTTATATGTCCTTTCATCGCAATTCTAAGCTCATTTACTCTACCACTATCAAGTTGTTTTATAGAAAATTCCTTTATTATATCGGCAGCAATTGTATCAATGCCTTTTTCTAAAATATCTTTTTCTTGTCTTTCTATGTCTTTTTGTTCTCCAGTACTTACACCCAAATCTTTTAATTTTTCTTTAGCAATTCTAATTTCAACTATATTTTTATAAACCTTAATAATTCGCTCAACAGTAACTGCCAAACAAATTGCAATTTGGGGGCCATTATCTATAAAAAACTCTAATGAACCATTATTTACGAAGTTGATTTCAGTATCATCAACAGAGCCACTTGTTAGTTCTTTTAAGGTTTTAAATACTTTGTCCCAGTTATTTAGTTCTTTTGTTATGTTGGTTATTTTGCTATTAGTTAGCTCATTAGGCATCAATAGTCCAACTTCAAACGTATTGTCAGAATGAAAATGAGGTTTTATATTTAGCTTCTTTAAACTGTCACTTGTTGTTTTAATAAGTGAAATATATTCTGTTCGCTTTTGAATAAATTTTTGTAAGTCAGCTACTGTTTTTTGAACATCATATGAGTTTTTGTTCAGGATATTTTCTAAATTTTTAAAGACCAAAATAGTCATTAGCACCAATTTTCTCTATAATTTTTAAATTGCTCGGATTATATTCATTTACGATTGAATCCGAAAAAAACTCTTTAAGTTTATCTAAATTAGCTGAAATTTCTGTTGATTGATTTGAACTAATATTATTAGCCAAAGTATTAAGTGTTTCAGTTGCTTTTTCACTGTCACTAGCTAAGTCAAGTAAAATGTTTAAAAATTTCGATGCGTCCATATTTTATTGTTTGATTTTTATTAGCCCTGTATAGAATTACTACCTCAACATCTAAATACGCAAAATGCTCTGATATTTCGATTTCTTGGCTCAAACAAGCACCTTGCTTGCCATTCTCTTCGCAAAATCCAAAATGCTCGACAAAATTGCAAATATTTTTATATTTTATTTCTTCGCATTTCCTGCCAATTTCAGGGTTTTACGGCTATAAGACGTTTCTCGAAGACAAAAAGGGTGACAAGCCCAGCTAAAAAAGTTTTGGAAATGTTACAAAAAGCTGATAATCAAAATATACTTCCACCTTCTTTTTCAGGATTTGCGCCAAACACAAGGCCGAACTTTGACGAAGATTATTTTATATTTTGTATTCAAACAAAAAAGTGCTACCTTTGCGGGTGATAAGGTGAAATTGATTGAGGGGGCAACAAGTCCCCTCTTTTATTACAATTTTATCAAGAAGATTTTTAAAAATTCGGAATGGACTTGAAACAAACCATTGCGGACTTTGTAGCCGAAACGTTAAAAGACCCGCAATATTATGTAGTAGCCGTAAACATTCGCGGCAATGCACAAGGAGCACAAAAAATTACGGTGCTTCTCGACGGAGACAAAGGCTTAGGAATAGATACTTGCGCCGATGTGAGCAGAGCTTTAGGCCAATTCTTGGACGAAAAAGACCTCATCCCAACAGCTTATTTGTTGGAAGTTTCGTCTCCTGGCATTGATTACCCACTCAGCGGCGTGCGCCAATACATCAAAAATATAGGCCGTGAACTCAAAGTGCAATTCAAAGACGGAAAAGATGTCACGGGCTTACTCAAAGCCGTAGTAGGCGAAAACATCGCCTTAGACGTAACTATCAAAGAAAAAGGCAAAAAAGCCCGCATCGAAACGCAAGCCATTAGCTTGGACAATGTTGCGAAGGCTGTCGTGCAAATTTCTTTCAAATAATGATAACACTATTCACAAAACATTATTTCATTTAGTATAATGAATAGCAAAGAACTCATCGAATCGTTTGCCGATTTCGCTAAATTTAAAAATATAGACCGTCCTACCATGATTCGCATTCTCGAAGATGTGTTCAGGTCTATTATTCGCAAAAAATATAACACTGACCATAACTTCGACGTAATCATTAACGTAGAAAAAGGTGATTTGGAAATTTGGCAAAAATTAGAAGTGGTTTCTGACGAGTCAGAAGACATTTGGGACACAGACAAAATCTGTTTGACCGATGCACGCAAAATTGAGCCAGATTTTGAAGTAGGCGAAATGGTGGCTTTGCCCATTAAATTGGAAGATTTCGGTCGTCGTGTGGTAATGACGGCAGGCCAAACGCTCAAACAAAAAATTAAAGACCTTGAAAAAGAAAACTTATTTCAGGCTTACAAAGAGCGCGTAGGCGAAATCATTAACGGCGAAGTGAACCAAGTAACCAACCGCGAAATTATTGTCAATGACGTGGACGGTAACGAATTGTTTTTGCCTCGTACCGAACAAATCCAGAAAGACCGTTTCCGCAAAGGCGACGGCGTGCGTGCCGTAGTGCATCGCGTGGAAATGGTAAACGGCAACCCGCGTATCGTTTTGTCGCGCACTTCGCCAGTTTTCTTGGAGCGTTTGTTCGAGAATGAAGTTCCTGAAATCATCGAAGGCCTTATCGCGATTCGCAAAATCGTGCGTGAGCCAGGCGAAAGAGCCAAAGTAGCCGTAGAATCTTTTGATGACCGCATCGACCCTGTGGGTGCTTGCGTGGGCATGAAAGGTTCGCGTATTCATGGCATCGTGCGTGAGTTGGAAAACGAAAACATTGACGTAATCAACTTTACCAGCAATTTGGAACTTTATATTGCGCGTGCGCTGAGTCCAGCCAAAATTTCGAGCATGAAATTTGACCACGACGACAAACGCGTATCTGCAATCCTGAAACCAGACCAAGTATCTTTGGCGATTGGTAAAGGTGGCCAGAACATCAAATTGGCAGGCAAATTGGTGGGTTATGAAATAGATGTATTCCGCGAAAACGAGGAAGGCGTAACAGAAGACGACATCGCGTTGGAGGAGTTTGACGACGAGATTGAAAGCTGGGTAATCGAAGAGCTAAAACGCATCGGTTTGGACACAGCCAAGAGTGTACTTGCGCTCTCGAAAGAGGATTTGGTACGTCGTACAGAATTGGAAGAAGAAACCATTGAGGAAGTACTCCAGATTTTGCGCCAAGAATTTGAACAAGAATAAATAAAGCAATTGCCTGATATACAAACCGTTATTGGTATCAGGCAATTTGTTTGTTTTTATATCAATATCCCAAACAACAGCATAGCGTTGTTGGGGAAAATGCCAAATAGATTAAACTAATTATTTAATTTAGCTGTTTGGTTATGTGAGAGATAGCGTGAAGCCCGCTATAAAAATGTATGATGGGAGTTGCTCAACATTTTGCCGTTCTTCACCAAACTTTGGACAATACAAAGTCCGTTCCTTTAAATTTAATTACATTTGCATCAACTTAGTAAAGCAATACATACGCATGGCAGAAGAAAAGATGAAGAGAATTAGTCAAGTAACCGCCGAATTGAACGTGGGGATTCCTACGATTGCGGAATTCTTGGCAAAAAAAGGCATTACGATTGAGAGTAGTCCTAACGCAAAAATTTCTGAGCAACAATATGAGTTGCTGAGAAAAGAGTTTGCTGCCTCGGCGCAAGTAAAAAAAGAAGCCTCTGGTCTCAACATCGGGAAGAAAACTGCCGAGAATATTGTTATCGAAGCCGACAGTAAAAAGGGCAAAAAATCTCGCGAAGACGAGAAAGAAGAAGAAATCATGATCAAAAATTATACTTCTGACAACAAGCCAAAAGCTGCCGAGCCGAAAAAAGAAGAAACCAAAAATACTGATTCTGAAACAATTAAAGCCACTGCACCCAAAACAGGCGGTTTGAAAGTATTAGGAAAAATAGATTTGGACGCTGTTCAGGGTTCGGGAAAACCTGCCGCCGAGCAAACGAAAAGTAAGCCCGCACCGCAGCCGCCACAACAACCAAAGCAAGAAAAGCCTGTACAGGCTGCTCCTGCCAAACCTGTTGCGGCTCCATCACAACCCACAAGCAACGCTGCGCCCGCTGCTCCAACCAACAGCAAACCCAATACGCCACCTGCTGCGCCTGCCGCTCCTGCCAAGCCAGTCGTAAAACCAGCAGAACCAGTAACAACACCACAAGCTCCAGAGCCACCAAAATCAGTTGCTCCAGTTACGCCTGCGGAGGGAGAATTTATTGGTTCTAAAGCCGAAACGCTTAAAGGTCTTACCGTGTTGGGTAAAATCGAGTTGCCGACAGAGAAAAAACGCCCAGCTGCACCAAATGCTAAATTTGGTGGAAATGCGGCCTCTGACGACGACGACAAAAAGAAAAAGAAACGCAAACGTAAACGTTTGAAAGTTGGTTCTTCTGATGGTTCTGTTCCTGCTGCGGGTACTGGCAACGACCGCCCAATTCAGCTTGCCAACAATAACAGAAACAACAACAATCAACACGGCAACAATAATAATAGCAATAGCGAACGCCCTAAAGTAGCAGCCAACGGACAAGGTGGCGGTGGGCAACAAGACCGCAGACCAAGACCACAAGGACAAGGAGGCGGACAAGGTCAAAACAACAC is a genomic window of Flexibacter flexilis DSM 6793 containing:
- a CDS encoding ribosome maturation factor RimP; translated protein: MDLKQTIADFVAETLKDPQYYVVAVNIRGNAQGAQKITVLLDGDKGLGIDTCADVSRALGQFLDEKDLIPTAYLLEVSSPGIDYPLSGVRQYIKNIGRELKVQFKDGKDVTGLLKAVVGENIALDVTIKEKGKKARIETQAISLDNVAKAVVQISFK
- the nusA gene encoding transcription termination factor NusA codes for the protein MNSKELIESFADFAKFKNIDRPTMIRILEDVFRSIIRKKYNTDHNFDVIINVEKGDLEIWQKLEVVSDESEDIWDTDKICLTDARKIEPDFEVGEMVALPIKLEDFGRRVVMTAGQTLKQKIKDLEKENLFQAYKERVGEIINGEVNQVTNREIIVNDVDGNELFLPRTEQIQKDRFRKGDGVRAVVHRVEMVNGNPRIVLSRTSPVFLERLFENEVPEIIEGLIAIRKIVREPGERAKVAVESFDDRIDPVGACVGMKGSRIHGIVRELENENIDVINFTSNLELYIARALSPAKISSMKFDHDDKRVSAILKPDQVSLAIGKGGQNIKLAGKLVGYEIDVFRENEEGVTEDDIALEEFDDEIESWVIEELKRIGLDTAKSVLALSKEDLVRRTELEEETIEEVLQILRQEFEQE